One region of Bacillus pumilus genomic DNA includes:
- a CDS encoding anti-sigma factor, with product MNEEFNKRWEQYNNGEMNEEEMIAFEEELEENEKRLSQELNDSDWTDFSISPEKQKAILQYGKRKSYLRISVLAVISTLIILPLCTLGSYLYYGVGGAESKGNHFMETAAVTVALTKPNVAIDMKDLKGQVKLFGMNTELKLQKQIGNKTEAIGSEQIEMFFDKLKQPTISYYGDSARDTEDFFTHPSTQADASKKQTLTTLDKLPEGTVSEVYVSYDKAYTPKDVYSFAKKYDMKVLWNAIKTEDSLSENQRPIGFPGRDSEFLKELQHTSKTEVDQFKDALTYVNQHPTWAKTISGRSELDLSNRIRYINQNGVTIYGSVITGPSKEIEKFVKTKRIKTAKVSEVELWNW from the coding sequence ATGAATGAAGAGTTTAACAAGCGATGGGAACAATATAATAATGGTGAGATGAACGAGGAAGAAATGATAGCGTTTGAAGAAGAGCTTGAAGAAAACGAAAAACGCTTAAGTCAGGAACTGAACGACTCGGATTGGACCGATTTTTCCATCAGTCCTGAAAAGCAAAAAGCCATCTTGCAATACGGAAAAAGAAAGTCTTATTTACGTATTTCTGTACTTGCTGTCATCTCTACACTTATTATTTTACCGCTTTGTACATTAGGAAGTTATCTATACTACGGCGTTGGCGGAGCAGAGAGCAAAGGGAATCACTTCATGGAAACAGCCGCTGTAACAGTCGCTTTGACGAAACCAAACGTGGCGATTGATATGAAGGATTTAAAAGGCCAAGTCAAGCTTTTTGGAATGAACACCGAATTGAAGCTGCAAAAACAAATTGGCAATAAAACAGAAGCCATTGGCAGTGAGCAAATCGAGATGTTTTTCGATAAATTAAAGCAGCCTACCATCTCATATTATGGTGACAGCGCACGCGATACGGAGGATTTCTTTACCCATCCTTCTACTCAGGCAGATGCATCAAAAAAACAAACACTCACTACTTTAGACAAGCTTCCTGAAGGAACAGTCAGTGAAGTGTATGTCTCCTATGACAAAGCGTATACACCAAAGGACGTTTATTCCTTTGCTAAAAAATATGATATGAAAGTGCTCTGGAATGCGATTAAAACAGAGGATTCATTAAGCGAGAATCAGCGGCCAATTGGCTTTCCTGGGAGAGACTCTGAATTCTTAAAAGAGCTTCAGCACACATCAAAAACAGAGGTAGATCAATTTAAAGATGCCCTTACTTATGTCAATCAGCACCCAACCTGGGCAAAAACGATCTCTGGCAGATCTGAACTGGATCTGTCAAACCGCATACGCTATATCAATCAAAATGGTGTCACGATTTATGGCTCTGTGATCACAGGTCCTTCGAAAGAAATCGAGAAATTCGTGAAGACAAAACGCATTAAAACGGCAAAAGTGAGCGAGGTGGAATTATGGAATTGGTAA
- a CDS encoding sigma-70 family RNA polymerase sigma factor: MTIDEIYQMYMNDVYRFLLSMTKDKHLAEDLLQETFMRAYIHIHSYDHSKVKPWLFQVARNAFIDYVRKHKKEVTISDDLIGGLLQTSVQSPAEQVEIKEVLNMYLEQLPDNYKEALTLYYLKELNYKEASKVMNITEANFKSVLFRARQRLKALYNRGVNDE, from the coding sequence GTGACGATCGATGAAATTTATCAAATGTATATGAACGATGTTTACAGGTTTCTGCTCTCCATGACAAAAGACAAACATTTGGCAGAAGACTTATTGCAGGAAACCTTTATGCGTGCTTATATACATATTCATTCCTACGACCATAGCAAAGTGAAACCTTGGTTATTTCAGGTGGCACGAAATGCTTTTATTGATTATGTCAGGAAACATAAAAAAGAAGTGACCATATCGGATGATCTTATTGGCGGCCTTTTACAAACGTCTGTACAAAGCCCTGCTGAACAGGTTGAAATAAAAGAAGTCCTCAACATGTATTTGGAACAGCTTCCAGATAACTACAAGGAAGCGTTGACATTGTATTATTTAAAAGAACTGAATTACAAGGAAGCATCCAAGGTCATGAATATTACTGAAGCAAATTTTAAAAGTGTTTTATTTCGTGCAAGGCAGCGCCTAAAAGCACTTTACAACAGAGGTGTTAATGATGAATGA
- a CDS encoding lysophospholipid acyltransferase family protein, translating into MYKFSGYTIKVVFTLRGGIKVYQKENLPTDRGFVIACTHEGFVDVLALGAGILPFEIHYMAKKELFANKWIGGFLKKIHAFPVDRENPGPSSIKTPIKLLKEGKIVGIFPSGTRTTEDVPLKRGAVTIAQLGKAPIVPAAYKGPSNAKSLFKKGKMRLIIGEPIEQSEFEHLPPKERLGAMTEVLNTRIKELEAQLMEKA; encoded by the coding sequence ATGTATAAATTTTCAGGCTATACCATTAAAGTAGTATTTACTCTCCGAGGCGGAATCAAAGTATATCAAAAAGAGAATCTGCCAACGGATCGGGGATTTGTCATTGCATGTACACATGAGGGTTTTGTGGATGTTCTTGCATTAGGCGCAGGAATTCTTCCGTTTGAGATCCACTACATGGCGAAAAAAGAATTGTTTGCAAACAAATGGATCGGTGGATTTTTAAAGAAGATTCATGCCTTTCCAGTTGATCGAGAGAATCCTGGGCCAAGCAGTATTAAAACGCCCATTAAATTATTAAAAGAGGGAAAGATCGTCGGGATTTTTCCAAGCGGAACACGTACAACAGAGGATGTACCTTTAAAAAGAGGTGCGGTTACTATTGCACAGCTCGGTAAAGCGCCAATCGTTCCAGCAGCGTACAAAGGACCGTCCAATGCGAAAAGTCTTTTCAAAAAGGGGAAAATGCGCTTAATTATTGGTGAACCGATTGAGCAGTCAGAATTTGAGCATCTGCCGCCAAAAGAACGATTAGGTGCCATGACGGAAGTATTAAACACGAGAATTAAAGAACTTGAAGCTCAATTAATGGAAAAGGCATAA
- a CDS encoding hemolysin family protein, with product MDIVNLLIVALLIALTAFFVASEFAIIRLRSSRIDQLIAEGNKTAVAVKHVTTHLDEYLSACQLGITITALGIGWLGEETIAHMLAPLFVELSIPQSASSIVTFIIAFSIMTFLHVVVGELAPKTLAIQKAEQVSLLFARPLMIFYKVMFPFIWVLNGSARLLTKAFGLQQVSEHDMAHSEEELRIILSESYKSGEINQSEFKYVNKIFEFDDRLAKEIMIPRTEVVSFPHDITIEEMLKVTKVEKYTRYPIEDGDKDNMIGVLNIKEVLTACISGECSTSDTIEKFVNPIIHVIETVPVHDLLLKMQRERVHMAILSDEYGGTAGLVTVEDILEEIVGEIRDEFDMDEINEVRKLGEDHYIFDGKVLVDQVNLLLGTQLDNEEVDTIGGWFLTQKYEVEKNDTIREQGYEFIINEVDGHHVVYIEVKKLNEQLAEAAEEGAS from the coding sequence TTGGACATAGTTAATTTACTTATAGTTGCTTTGCTTATAGCTTTAACCGCATTTTTCGTTGCATCAGAGTTTGCGATCATTCGCTTAAGAAGCTCAAGAATTGATCAGTTAATCGCAGAAGGTAATAAAACAGCAGTTGCTGTCAAGCATGTCACGACTCACCTTGATGAGTATCTGTCGGCCTGTCAGCTCGGTATTACCATTACCGCCCTTGGTATTGGTTGGTTAGGGGAAGAAACAATTGCGCACATGCTTGCTCCACTATTTGTAGAGCTGTCCATTCCTCAATCAGCTAGTTCTATTGTCACTTTTATTATTGCGTTTAGTATTATGACGTTTTTACACGTTGTGGTTGGAGAACTTGCACCAAAAACACTCGCCATTCAAAAGGCGGAGCAAGTATCTCTTCTCTTTGCTAGACCGCTCATGATTTTTTACAAAGTGATGTTCCCGTTTATCTGGGTATTAAATGGATCTGCTCGTTTGTTAACAAAAGCGTTCGGTCTTCAGCAAGTTTCTGAGCATGACATGGCGCACTCTGAAGAAGAATTGCGGATTATTTTATCAGAGAGCTATAAAAGCGGCGAAATTAACCAGTCTGAATTCAAATATGTAAATAAAATTTTTGAATTTGATGACCGTCTGGCGAAAGAAATTATGATTCCTCGTACCGAAGTTGTCAGCTTCCCTCATGATATTACCATTGAGGAAATGCTGAAGGTGACCAAGGTAGAGAAATATACACGTTATCCAATTGAAGATGGCGATAAAGATAATATGATTGGTGTTCTGAACATTAAAGAGGTTCTTACTGCATGCATTAGCGGTGAGTGTTCTACAAGTGATACGATCGAAAAGTTTGTCAATCCAATTATTCATGTGATTGAAACCGTTCCTGTACATGATTTATTGCTCAAAATGCAGCGTGAACGTGTACACATGGCGATTTTATCAGATGAATACGGCGGTACAGCTGGTCTTGTGACTGTAGAAGACATCCTTGAAGAAATCGTCGGTGAAATTCGTGATGAATTCGATATGGATGAAATCAACGAAGTGCGTAAACTTGGAGAAGACCATTACATCTTTGATGGAAAGGTTCTAGTGGACCAAGTCAACCTGCTCTTAGGTACGCAGCTTGATAACGAAGAAGTCGATACGATCGGCGGCTGGTTCCTTACTCAGAAATATGAAGTTGAGAAAAATGACACCATTCGTGAGCAAGGCTATGAATTTATCATTAATGAAGTCGATGGACACCATGTGGTATATATCGAGGTCAAAAAGTTAAATGAACAATTAGCAGAAGCCGCTGAAGAAGGCGCTTCTTAA
- a CDS encoding MerR family transcriptional regulator: MTVRRRCSDGAEKKYRIGELAQIAQVTKRTVDYYTNLGLLAPVRSCSNYRYYDEHALKRLQLIVLCKQQRLALSDIKSRLDEQFPSQKEDPDELVHLTSDIDRMNEHMDRILVRCKQLQPEQREKLKEQLTPEKMTAVQSFLLLLS, from the coding sequence GTGACGGTTAGGAGGAGATGTTCAGATGGGGCTGAGAAAAAGTATCGTATTGGTGAACTAGCACAGATTGCACAGGTGACGAAACGTACTGTAGATTATTATACAAATCTAGGGTTGCTTGCGCCTGTTAGATCTTGCTCAAATTATCGTTATTACGATGAACATGCTTTAAAACGATTACAATTAATCGTTCTTTGCAAACAGCAGAGATTGGCTCTTTCTGACATCAAATCCAGATTAGATGAACAATTCCCTTCTCAAAAGGAAGATCCTGATGAACTTGTCCATTTAACATCTGATATCGATCGGATGAACGAGCATATGGACCGCATTTTGGTACGTTGTAAGCAGCTTCAACCAGAACAACGTGAAAAATTAAAAGAGCAGCTTACACCTGAGAAGATGACGGCTGTCCAATCATTTTTACTGCTGTTAAGTTAA
- a CDS encoding hemolysin family protein: protein MDDIVNLSIVGVLIALTAFFVASEFAIVKARSSRIDQLVAEGSKKAIVAKKVTSRLDEYLSACQLGITVTSLGLGWIGKPAVKELLVRGFGLTNIPDSAISLISATLAFSIITFLHVVVGELAPKTLAIQKAEKMTLWLSGPLHAFYILMFPFIYVLNGSARVLTKMMGIDMGSEKEQSHSEEELKILLSESLKNGEINPSEYNYMNKIFDFDNRIAREIMVPRREICAIPEDMPLDEILSIMTQEKYTRFPVFSGDKDHVIGMLNKKQLFADLVYQGEKDQLKIQDYIYPVIEVIDTIPIQELLVKMQRDRMHMAILTDEYGGTSGLVTTEDILEEIVGDIRDEFDEDEQPVIQKRADHHYVLDGKVRLDEVQDLIEMSYHDEEIDTIGGLILNENIDIREGQSIYLDDIRMKVLEMDGRYVKKIDLKKGVTSSEKGNTRTGLDIKEPLLVNEMTLSEK, encoded by the coding sequence ATGGACGATATTGTTAATCTGAGTATAGTCGGTGTTTTGATTGCTTTAACAGCTTTCTTTGTTGCATCTGAATTTGCCATAGTAAAGGCAAGAAGCTCAAGAATTGATCAGCTTGTTGCCGAAGGGTCTAAAAAGGCCATCGTGGCGAAAAAGGTGACATCAAGGCTGGATGAATATTTGTCAGCCTGTCAGCTCGGTATTACAGTGACATCCCTTGGTTTAGGGTGGATTGGTAAGCCAGCTGTAAAAGAACTTTTGGTTCGAGGTTTCGGTTTGACAAACATTCCTGATTCAGCAATCAGCCTGATCTCAGCAACACTTGCGTTCTCTATTATTACCTTTTTGCATGTAGTCGTCGGTGAGCTTGCACCAAAAACACTGGCGATTCAAAAGGCGGAAAAAATGACGCTCTGGCTGTCAGGCCCGCTGCATGCATTTTATATCCTAATGTTCCCTTTCATTTATGTGTTAAACGGGTCAGCCCGTGTTCTAACCAAAATGATGGGCATCGATATGGGGTCTGAAAAAGAACAATCCCATTCTGAAGAGGAATTAAAGATTTTATTATCTGAGAGCTTAAAAAATGGGGAAATCAACCCATCAGAATATAATTATATGAACAAAATTTTCGACTTTGATAATCGAATTGCCAGAGAAATCATGGTCCCGCGGAGAGAAATTTGTGCCATTCCAGAAGATATGCCGCTGGATGAAATCCTCTCCATCATGACGCAGGAGAAGTATACACGCTTTCCTGTGTTTTCAGGAGATAAAGACCATGTCATCGGCATGCTGAACAAAAAGCAGCTCTTTGCAGATCTTGTGTATCAAGGAGAAAAAGATCAACTGAAGATTCAAGATTATATATATCCAGTGATTGAAGTCATTGACACGATTCCTATTCAAGAGCTTCTTGTCAAGATGCAGCGCGATCGAATGCATATGGCGATTTTAACCGACGAATATGGCGGAACGTCTGGACTTGTCACAACAGAAGATATTTTAGAAGAGATTGTTGGCGATATTCGAGATGAATTCGATGAAGATGAGCAGCCGGTTATTCAAAAAAGAGCCGATCATCATTATGTTTTAGATGGCAAAGTCAGATTAGATGAAGTTCAAGATTTGATCGAAATGTCATATCATGATGAAGAAATTGATACAATAGGCGGGTTAATCTTAAATGAGAACATTGATATCCGAGAAGGACAATCCATTTATCTTGATGATATTCGGATGAAGGTCTTGGAGATGGATGGACGCTATGTGAAAAAGATCGACCTAAAGAAAGGCGTCACATCATCAGAAAAAGGAAATACACGCACAGGGCTTGATATAAAAGAGCCGCTGTTAGTAAATGAAATGACCTTGAGCGAAAAATAA
- the crcB gene encoding fluoride efflux transporter CrcB: MIVLYTAIAGGIGSVLRFLISQSIHKTKSHARFPYSIILINLLGAAGLGILTGAVTANHPLLVIIGTGFFGGFTTFSTFSVESATMLQQRQIGKLAVYLVTTIIGSFCLFTAFYQIGQHLF; encoded by the coding sequence ATGATCGTTTTATATACAGCTATTGCCGGCGGGATTGGCAGCGTCCTTCGTTTTTTGATTAGCCAATCGATACATAAAACTAAGTCTCATGCTCGTTTCCCGTACAGTATTATTCTCATCAACTTATTAGGTGCTGCCGGTTTAGGTATACTGACAGGTGCCGTGACTGCTAATCATCCGCTGCTTGTGATCATTGGAACAGGTTTTTTCGGTGGCTTTACAACATTCTCTACGTTTAGTGTAGAGTCTGCGACCATGCTACAGCAGCGGCAAATCGGAAAACTTGCTGTCTACTTAGTGACGACAATCATCGGGTCTTTCTGTCTCTTTACTGCGTTCTATCAAATAGGACAACACCTTTTTTAA
- the crcB gene encoding fluoride efflux transporter CrcB: MKAYLAVFIGGLIGTLCRYELSQLIVSQTFPYATLIENVTGSLLLGLSTGYFMFQKRKKYLAALIGTGFCGGFTTMSTFSKETILLLQTGQFTSSVIYILLSVIAGVAAALCGLMLAQRLFHQNKQQRGGR; encoded by the coding sequence ATGAAAGCGTATCTTGCCGTATTTATTGGTGGACTGATTGGGACACTTTGCAGATATGAACTAAGCCAATTGATCGTCAGCCAAACATTCCCCTATGCAACGCTAATCGAAAACGTGACAGGCAGTCTGCTTCTTGGTCTTTCAACAGGATATTTTATGTTCCAAAAGAGAAAAAAATATCTTGCCGCTTTGATCGGAACAGGATTTTGCGGAGGTTTTACGACAATGTCCACTTTTTCTAAAGAAACGATTCTTTTATTACAGACCGGGCAATTCACTTCAAGTGTGATCTACATCCTGCTCTCAGTCATTGCAGGAGTAGCGGCTGCCTTATGTGGACTAATGCTAGCTCAACGACTCTTTCATCAAAATAAGCAGCAGAGAGGAGGCAGATAA
- a CDS encoding glycerophosphodiester phosphodiesterase — protein sequence MYIIAHRGSSSAAPENTIAAFDLAVQQGADYIELDVQLTLDQHVVVIHDDTVDRTTNGNGLVKSYTLDQLKKLDAGSWFDQQYTNERIPTLHEIFERYSQRIGILIEIKHPKRQIGIEKAVARIINRFAYSRHIMIQSFDDHALQRIKAFAPSLRTALIIKPNAFKLTKRKLTAYSSFANCLNMKKTMINRWWIDRIHTFGMDVFIWTVKDQKTADRIKKYPVDGVVTDHPLFFLKEK from the coding sequence GTGTATATTATTGCGCATAGAGGGTCATCAAGCGCTGCCCCAGAAAATACAATTGCTGCATTTGATTTAGCTGTTCAGCAGGGTGCAGATTATATTGAATTAGATGTACAGCTCACATTGGACCAGCACGTCGTCGTGATCCATGATGATACAGTTGACCGAACGACGAACGGGAACGGCTTAGTCAAAAGCTATACACTCGATCAGTTGAAAAAACTGGACGCAGGAAGCTGGTTTGACCAACAGTACACAAATGAACGAATTCCAACATTACACGAAATTTTTGAAAGATACAGCCAGCGGATCGGGATATTGATCGAGATCAAACACCCAAAACGGCAGATAGGAATTGAAAAGGCAGTTGCCCGCATCATCAATCGGTTTGCCTATTCTCGTCATATCATGATTCAATCTTTTGACGATCATGCACTGCAAAGAATCAAAGCTTTCGCCCCTTCTCTTCGAACAGCTTTGATTATAAAGCCTAATGCATTTAAACTGACGAAAAGAAAGTTAACGGCATACAGCTCGTTTGCAAATTGTCTTAATATGAAAAAAACGATGATCAATAGATGGTGGATAGACCGCATCCACACATTCGGGATGGATGTGTTTATATGGACTGTGAAAGATCAAAAAACAGCCGATCGGATTAAAAAATATCCCGTTGATGGTGTGGTGACGGATCATCCGCTATTTTTTCTAAAGGAGAAATGA